GCTACATCCCGGTGGGCTACTACAACGACCCCGACAAGACGGCCGCCACGTTCCCCGAGATCAACGGGCGCCGCTGGGTGCTCATGGGCGACCGGGCGCGGGTGGACGAGGACGGCACGATCCACGTGCTGGGGCGCGGGGCCGTGTGCATCAACTCCGGCGGCGAGAAGATCTTCCCCGAGGAGGTGGAGGCGGCGCTGAAGTCCCACCCGGCGATCGCCGACGCGGTCGTCGCCGGCGTCCCAGACGAACGCTGGGGCGAGCGCGTGGCGGCGGTCCTCCAGGTCCGCAAGGACGCGGACGCGCCGTCGCAGGAGGAGCTCGAGGCGCACCTCGACGGACGCGTCGCTCGGTACAAGATGCCGCGCGTCACCACGGTGGTCGATCAGATCGAGCGCTCACCGGCGGGCAAGGCCAGCTACGAGTGGGCCCGCGGCGTGCTGCGCGAACACGTGCGGGGCGCCTGACATCGTCACACCCACTCACGCGACCCGTGACGGGCCAGGCTCCCGCGCAGCAGCGCCCCGACGCCGATGAGGACGAGTGCCGTCCCGACGCCGCCGCCGGTCGCCGGTAGCCCCGGCGCGTCCGCGCGCGACCGGTCAGCCGACCCGGGGGCCGAGAACGTGACGGTGTGGTCGCCCTCGGGGACGTCCAGGGTCGCTGCCGCCGGTGCCGTCCCGACGCGTCGCCCGTCGAGCAGCACGACCGTGCCGTCCGGCACGCCGGTCAGCGCGAGGCGTGTCGGCCCGTCGGTCGCCACCGCGACCTCGGCGCCGGACGCGGCCGTGTCCAGTGCGGCGTCGTCCACGTCGACCTGGAGGGACGCCACCCCGGCGAGCTCGAGCGAGATCGACGGGGTGGTG
This region of Actinomycetota bacterium genomic DNA includes:
- a CDS encoding AMP-binding protein: MALPLIEAIEEGKPDGGEYDHSSLFVVSTAGAILSRTVRQRLEEVLGQIMLIDSFGSTETGYNGAATPDSSPDSGLRFTMDDDVAVIDDDMEFVEAGSDQEGFVAQTGYIPVGYYNDPDKTAATFPEINGRRWVLMGDRARVDEDGTIHVLGRGAVCINSGGEKIFPEEVEAALKSHPAIADAVVAGVPDERWGERVAAVLQVRKDADAPSQEELEAHLDGRVARYKMPRVTTVVDQIERSPAGKASYEWARGVLREHVRGA